aatgagcATTTCGTTGATTTATTGAAAATTACCGTGTTCACTTGTATAGCATATGAATACAGGGTGCTTGATGTATACGAAATTAATGCAATGATCTAATTCAAGTAAATCGTAAATTGCATAATCTGTAACTACTTTAATGAAAGTATAAGTTTTCACTTGAtgaaatttaatgaaaaaatcTATCAGATAAGAGAAAATCTTCTTGTTATAATAGGTTtcagataaataaaaaatataaaaatagttatGCCACAGAAGCGTGAATGATAACTAGTAGTCTGTTGTTCCCTTTGGTCggtccataaaaaataaatttttttcgtctgtaaatttcatttttcgcTATAATATTTTAGTAATATTGCGTTAAACAGATGGTTCATTACTAAGATTATTGGTAGCAGATGAAAGGAGTATAGGATATGATCATGGATCGTCACATGTACTTACAAAGTTGAAAATTGATGAGAATGTTTCAGCTCTGTGAAAATCGAAAAAGTGATGATTTTTTTACCAGAAAATGTGTAGTATTTCATAGAAAGAGTGAAGTATGATACAAGAATTTTAAGCTTTGGGCACCACCACCTACATCTTCTAACAAACTAAAAATCCTGTGTCGTCTTTCATCAACGGCCCAGAAGCTATATCGGTACAGCTCTTTGGATGTGGGAGCATCCATCACTCTTCGTCTTCCTCGGATGGGAGAGTTGCACTCTTTGAACAAGTCTCTAGCTTGTGGAGTTCCAACATCCTCTTCTCAGGATTGCACAGCCCTATACACAGCAATCACGGGCATAAACAAGACTGCATGTGCTCGTAAGAGCAAGTAAAATGTGATGCATAAGCTCTAAAGCTGGGTAATTGAGCTCAAGAGAAGGGGTTTTCGAGGTAGCAAAATGTACACACCTGAACATTTGGGAATGTCCCATACCGCAATAGATGAGGCAGTACACTCCGCCTGGCATAGTAGCTTACTGTCCTCATGATTGACATTCATTGCAAGCATCCACGAACCGATGGTCACATCCTCATTGCTAAACATTCGGAAACTGCAATCacatataaatttatgtatgtCAACTTTTGTGGCATACAAGGATTGACTaaaaaagtatattaatatATGAACTCCACAGATAAGATAAAGAAGGCTTCAATTGCTGGACTAAGTAAGACTCAGTGATTCAACTCAACACGGCAGATGTATAATAACCGCTATAGTAAGACAAGACAAGAAACAACATGGTAAATCCAAAAATGTACTGTAGTTGATAATCATCTAGTATCAAcaattttaagaaaatttcCTTTTGATTATAAGTGAATTCTGTTATTCCAATACCCCCATCTCGCAAGCCACACTGCACCATGTAACCATCCTTACGGTTACATGTAAAAGAGATGCTAGAAAGGaaaacatggaaaatattttgacaTTAATCACTAAAAAACTAGAAGCTTATCTGAAAAAAAAGTATTACTGAAAATTAATTGGAATGCACTAGCCTGTCATTTCTTAATGCAACCAAGCTTGCAACAACATCTGCAGAAAGGGCATAAATTGGACCATACGCGTGAAGAAAGTACTCCCGCCCAAGCAAATGCCCGAGAGGTTCATACCTGTAAAAAAACAAAGAGATCAAACTAATCACATTCACAGTGAAAAAGTTATAATTATTTCCTTATAACTATGTTACCAGTGTAGTGAAAAAAGTAATCTGTCACATAAATACAAATCCATTCAAGGTCCACAACAAAGGCATAGAGACTTTGGATATGTAAATAATACTTCATTCTTTAGCAAAGTTCCATATCACTGACACActcagattttttttttcatcccCAGCCCCCATCCTTATTCTCTGACTTTTATATTTACATGTAGCCAACCTCATTTAGATTTTCAATTCATAGAGGAATATGTCTTTGTACTCAGAGGAAAGTCAAAACAGGAAAACTTAATAATCACCACTGgagtttaaaaaatataaaaataatgaaatatgtttttttattaaattcataagtaAAAGGGACACTTTAGCTAGAAGACTCAGAAATTGGGGGAACGGACATAACACAccaacttatttacaacaataGTTGTTAGTGAACATTCACATAGTGATACGCCACTTCAATAGTTgttcaattttcatattcttcTCTACGCAGCTTCATCAAAATTATCTACGATACTTAACAAAAGAACTACTATGGGCATTACATTCTTAATAACACGATACATTACTATTTGTAACAATGAAACAGTATTATAATATTAAGAAGTGCAGCATTCAGATCAAAAGAGTAACTGATAATAACAAATTTCATATTAATCCAAAAAAGGGAATATATAACAAACCATTTTAACTTTGGATCAGTAAACACAGGACCCTTCTTCATGCAACCGAGGTATGTTTGTGAATGAGACCGCTCTTTAGCTAGGAGCAAGGAAAGACGATCTGCGTGAAAAGCAAAAGCTAAAGTTGAACTTGTCTACACCAAGTCAAGAGTTGAAATGTCTATCCCAGCTTCCTGAAACTACTCACCTGGTCGTAAATATATGTCATCATCAGCCTTGACATAAAAATCAGAGTCATAAAGAGCATAAGCAGCTTTGAAGAAAGCCAAACTGTAAAAATAAAGACAAAAATCAGATCAATCATACAGTCGACGAGCTCAAAATTCATTGTAATAAGTCAGAACTAACGTTTTGTACGGGAGCTTACTGTACTCCTCTTCAATATCTATCAACAAGAAATCATCATACTTGGTCACCTCCTCCTTAAGTGCTGACATCCTCCCTCTATCATTGGTTCTACCAATAATAAATCTGAAAACCAAACCGGTGCTTTCTTCTAACCTACCATTAAATCCCAAGTGAGTAACAAAACAATCCTTttgtatataaaataaagagaaacaTCTCTCAATAGGAAAAATCAGAGTGTTCTCCTCAATACTGTTGCCTCAGCTGCATCAAGTGCTAATAATAATCATTTTCCACCAATGGCAAAATCCTATACTCCATACAGCAATCTCAATTAGGGTTTATTAATCCCTAAAACAGAGATTATTAATTATCTTCCACATTTGCATAGAATTGGCTAAAAATTTCTAAGATCCGATCTTCATCCATAACACCAAGTATTCAATTACAGAGGCAAAATTGCAAATTgaagataaaaaataaaaaggaatgAGAGTAAATACCGTCGAAGACCCTGGTGATTAGAGGGAAACCAGGTCTGGCGCAGAGAGCGGCGTCGGCCCGCCGATCCGAAGCCAGTTTGAACACCGACGAATCCCATAACCTTGGGACGCTTTTGAGGCGGGGAGCTATTGGCGGAGGAAGATTTATCCCACGCCACAGACACTGACAGTGGCTTAACGTCGCCGCATCCATTGCTCCGAGCCGATTGCATTATCGCGTAAATCCCGAAAACAGTGGAAAGGCCGAGAAGCAGacagagaatgatgatgagcgTCGATCTGCGGGGGTTGGAAGAGGGGCGCGGGTAGAATGCCTTGGGAGACGACGGCATTTTGGAGGTCGAAGATGAAGATAGTGAAGGGGAATTTGTGAGTGTTGGAGGTTTAGGGAGGGTTTTTGATGGTGGATTTCGTTGATTGAGTTCCTGATTTCCCTGATCTGTTAAGTGGGATCACCAACTCAGGCAAATGGCAACTTCCAATGAAGAGCAGAGAAGACCAGACAAGACCGGTCTCATAAGTTGAGCGACTTTAGATAAAACGTTAAATCGCTCTTTCAATACACCGATTAATAAGGGAAATTACTCAAATGTCTTAAAATTCACAAACTGTAATTTTCTCAACCTAATctaaatacttcatccgtcccataaaaagaTGGGCGTAAGAAATGACacgaaaattaagataaaattggtaaagtaaaagagatgaagagaattGTAATTAAAGTAGTgatagtggatagtgagactcaCATTATTGTTAGTGTTTTGATGGTGGTATAAGTGGTAAGTAACTTGATGAATAGAGTAATATATTGGGACaattttttcataaatggaaatgtccatatttttatgagacggagtAGGAGGAGTAGTGATTTTTTCAAAAGCAGAAATTTATGTGATTTGGTCCGAAGTATAATTGATTAAATTCGATGTTAAATCCAATAGGATAAAATATGTTTTGTAAATCTTTTTTTGGGGGTGGGGATAGGAACAATCATAAAGTTCGTTTTGTGGCAGAATTCACCCAAAGTTTATGATTTCTAAGAGACTAAGACCAATAATCTCAAATGAAATTATTAGGTTTTGTACCAATATACACGTGTCAGATCTAAGTGGATTTTCTGATGCCAAACGAGAATATGTAAGAGAAATGTGATGCATAATAAAAATTTCGGCGCTCTGCCTCTACAAAGTATAAATCCAGGAAATTGACTGCttggagattttttttttcataagtAACTGggcttttttttttggtttgataCCCTCTATTgcactactttttttttcttttttttagaaaaagacTATTTTGTATAACTGAATGAATTCCCACAGCTTCTGTCCCAAAACCTGCATCTATTTTACCACCGGCCAGCACGGTCACCGGATCCTCAGCTGAAGCTCTCAAAACTGGATTACCCAAAATGCTACTCGATGACAACTCATCAAGAAAAACTACCGGCTTCTGCCTCCGTCCAGAATTTGCATCTTCAGGGCATGAGTTGTGATCTGGTTGCTGCTGCTCACGACCCAGTTCATCGAGCCTCGAAGGTTGATTAGGTCCAGCTCATTGCTGGTTCCTTCGACAAGAGAATTATGGCCCGGTGGCTTTGAATCCTGATGCTCGAAATGGAGTGGATTCTGCAGAATGTCTAGAATGTTTCCCTTGCAAAACTGTAAGGCCTCTGATGTGGTGCCGCGGTCTTCTGTAGTAGCAAGGCTATCAACAGAAGGTTCTTGTTCTGCATTTGGTCCGCTTTCATGAGCTCCCACCTCGATGGAATCCAAATCATCGCATGATCCTGATTTGAATTAATGAGAAATCGAATAGCAGATGACAGATAAAATAATCAGAGAACTTGATGAAGTATAACTCACCGTTTCTTTCATCTGTGTTGTGGTTGTCATACAACCTCTTCTTCAACCACACTGCTCCAGGAAACACCATAAGGTTGGTTTTACTGAGACTTTGCATCTCTTCCTCTTCCACACGCTCGAAGCCAAACCCCAGGGTCCAAGTATCCACCAAATCGGGGATAGCAGATATTACAAGCTTCTCAACCTTCAAAGATTTTAGCATCTAAATCCCAAAATTGAGTCAAGTTAGTCTGTGTTTGTTCGAGTCAAGGTGCTAAATAAAGATTTTGGAGTACACAAGGTGTGTGAACTCTGCTGGGTATTTAAGAGTTGAGTCAGATTGAGAATAATGTGGAATACACCAACTTACCTTTTCAATAGCATTGATTAGGCGGCGGCACAATCCTTGTCGACGGCATCTGCTGCAAGTGGCAACTAGAGGCAGTTCAGCAACCTTCACCCCATGGATTCTACGCCAAGGTTGTCCAAGATAGCAATTGTGATCagtgtaaaaaaaatagaactatactccctccgtcccactctaagtgaactattttcctttttgggatgtcccactctaaatgacacatttctaaaaatagaaacatcactctctcCTTATTCTCTACACTTATGACTTagctcacaaaacaacactacataaaatcccgtgccagaatagaaatgctccacttagagtgggacggagggagtattaatcaGTGCGTGATTAGCAAAGTATCAAAGATGAGTTCTAAACAGTATTAGGAATAATTATAATGAATAAGCAATATGAAGCCCTCACGTGGGCCAAAAATGGCATTATTTTCCCCCTTAATTGAGCTGacaatatatggaaatgactatTTTATAAACTTTGATAGCACAGGAGTCAAAGCAGTCGGTGTCTAAAATAGGAATGGAACGTTCTAAAGCATCCACTTTCTGAAGGAATTCAAATTGATCATGCCACAGTTgatcttttttattttgacGATGGGATAGAAAGGAAGAAGGTTTTAGATTCTCAAAACAGAAATTGATAAGGTTTGTCAACTGTTAACCTAAAGGGTTCAAGATATTTTTACTAACTACTTTTGCCATATATTTTAGGTGCTTTTATATATTGGCTTCACTTCGTCAGAATGGAAATAAGAATCGCACTGAAACACAACATAATAGTTGAAGTTCATCAATGTGTAAGCATTGCAATGGATTCATGTATAGGAAACTAACAGCAGCTGCTGTCTCAAAGTACAGGAAGTTGACATAGTGATACGGAGTGAAAGGTGGAAGCACCGAATGCGTTTGACTGAAACATATTATATCATGGATACAGAAATATGGAAATAAACATAGAAACTGAAATTCATAAAGAAAAGAAAGTGATGAACCCTAAATAAGAAAGGAACAAAATCCTAACTACGGCACTTGCCGGACAAAAATTAATGATCTCTTGGATACCTCTCTTTAATCCTCAAGGAGGCATTCGTAGAGTGTTACAAAGACTCCTAATCTTACAACAAGTTAAATCAAATCTACTAAAGATAAACATGAAAGGAAATAAAGATAAACATAACATATCCTAAAGATAAGGATAGACAAATTCCCCAGGATACCTAATAACTATTGTGAATATGATCGATATCACATAGTTTAACATCAGTGGGAATGTGAAACATAATTGAAATTGACTATGTTTCCAAAGGAGTAGCACATAATGGAATGATGACCGAGAAATAGATCATTCTTGCTGCTGCATGAATAACCATTGTTGAACAGTCTAAATTCCTAAAATACAGTCAAAATCACTCCAAGCTAAAATTTCAGGTGGAAAAACGCCACAACCAAAGAATTCAGAGAGTTTTACCTGATGCATGCTACACACAGGACAGCATCATCTTTCTCCAAAACCACAGTAAAGAAGCCGCTGTAGTTAAGACGTGCAAATTGTGATCTGAAAGAAGAAGTCATAGTTTTCAGTTTGAACTTCAatgataatactccctccatcccatcaACTTAGTCCCTGATTCCTTTTCAGCATGTCCACAAATGTAGGCCACTTTCTTAATTGGAATTGTGTTAAAACTTGCTTTTACTGAAATGACCTTACTCATTGtttatgaaaatgttgtgtgGAATAGTAAATAAGGgctaaataaaacaaataagtatatagtataaattacattttcaaaaaaaattaaatacagtTTTTAATCTATATGAAAATGGAAGGGGGACTAATTTTGGGGGACGaagcggagggagtatatgtttttACTCAAGGAAGAGCACCGCCCAAGATAATATCTTTAATGTCCGAGATTACCTAGAACAATCTAAAATAATGGTTACAGTGCATTATAGCATGACAGCCTGATCTAATTAGTTCGAGGATACAGATCTTATATAGCACATGCTACAAAATTTTGAGAACATCTTGTGATGTAACAGTAGCAGATTAGCAGTATTCCACAATACAATGATGGACCAACAATAGTAACATAATTAAACTCATttctcttcaatcttcagttcACTTGTAATATTATGAGATTCTCGAATCTAGTTATATACCAGTGGAGCGGCTAAGGCAGGTGCAGGTAACTGGACAAAAAAGCGAAACTAAATGTGTGATTGCAGATGATGGGTGCATTGCCATATTAGAGCTTACCCCCAGTTGTATATTACTTGAGGTATCATGTCAATCCCTGTTTTTATATCCACCATGGGGAGAAAGCATTCCTCCATGATCGTGATTGCAACAGCCAACTTTGAGTTGCATTCTGCCCTCAAAGCCATAACTTGCTGTGCGGAATGAACCTTTTGGTCACTGGGAATGTATCGCAGAAGCGTCCAAGAGAAGCCATCAGAGAGAAGAGTTTCCAACCCAACACGTGACTGGAGACCATTGTAGACCTGCATTAAGCAATCAAAACAGGATTAGCGATGTGCATAAAACTTAAATTCTTTCTTTGGTAAACACAGTCTGAACAAGCAGGTCAGAGTTCAAGTACATTAAAGACACTTTCAATTTATTCACTAATGCTATAGGATCTTACGTTAAAATTATGATAACTTCGGACAGAAATAAGGCATGGATATTTCAACAGGCTATCAAAAAATATGACACATATAGAATGCATTAATAGCTAACAATAATTAGTTTTTATTACAGCAATTCTGAAGAGATTTCCAAGTCAATGTTTAATGTTAGTGGAATTGGAAAGTATGAGGGGGATGAAAATATACTTGGGTATGCTGTTGCAAAATTTTGTAAATTCATTCTCAAAGAAACCATATCTGATATGTCTACAGGCCATACAACCTAGTAGCTCCTTCATATAGTCTACTTATTCTCAATTTGTTGTTCGTGAAGCAAAAAGTATCAATTATTATTACTAGCTTCACTCCAAACACAGTGTCCACCTACCATCGGACTATGATTTAAATGAACATATTTTTACCTGGCAACAGCCATCTCCACAAAACCAGTAGTCTGAGACCAATCCAATTTCAACACCTTTCCTCTCCATGCAAGTTTCATGATCTGTTTGGAAGCATTAAGCTATTATGTTCTCAGAATTGAACTGAAGTCGAATAGAAAAACACAAATACAAATTGAAACAGATCAACCAAAAGACATGTGATAAAGAGAGGTAGAAACATAGCGGTGAAATTTTTTTTCGGTATTTTCATTAACTGATCAATGCACCTATATATACAAAAGAGTCCTACTAGGAAAGCCCATAGGTGTTATACAAATACCCATATATGCAAACCTATTCCAATTGCAATCTATTCCAAACCAAAGATCAAGaaatgcaaaagaaaaaaaaacaggtGTCAGCAACTACAACCGCCAATTCAAAgaagtttttatttaattatgctGAATGATGGATATGCACAACATAATTGAGTAAATCTGCATAGGCTAATCTATAAAGAAACAACCCACAAGATCAAACGAAAATTACATTTATCTTCACACTGAATGCAATTCAGATCCCCATGGAGTTGTGAAGATTCTTTATTGCTGACTACATCTGTACAAATTTGGCATCGACATTGGGGACAGTACCAATTTCCTTCAGGCAGCTCCTGAAGAAATGCGCAGCAATCAGCTTACTCATGTTTATAATTGTAAGTTACATTAGCACAACAAGCACACAAAAGAAGTATAAATGAAAGTTCCTTATGCAGAATGATGACAAATTATACAACAAAGAGGTATGCTGATAAAATGAGGGatataatttgcatgattgaaaTATCTATGAACCAAAAGAAAAACATCTTAGGAAATAAACAGCACGATGCATCATTTTGGCTTATTTCATCATCAATTGACcaaatatttattatatttataaggCTTGATCAACccatttttcaatattttttgatATCTTCCAAAGTTGGACAGTTTGGGCTAAAAGCAGAGTCATGTGAATCATAATTGGAGAACAATTGTTATGGTTGATTGGAAGAAGATATGTATATTGGGCTTTGGGTG
This sequence is a window from Salvia splendens isolate huo1 chromosome 5, SspV2, whole genome shotgun sequence. Protein-coding genes within it:
- the LOC121805283 gene encoding probable beta-1,3-galactosyltransferase 14 isoform X2, whose protein sequence is MDAATLSHCQCLWRGINLPPPIAPRLKSVPRLWDSSVFKLASDRRADAALCARPGFPLITRVFDEESTGLVFRFIIGRTNDRGRMSALKEEVTKYDDFLLIDIEEEYSKLPYKTLAFFKAAYALYDSDFYVKADDDIYLRPDRLSLLLAKERSHSQTYLGCMKKGPVFTDPKLKWYEPLGHLLGREYFLHAYGPIYALSADVVASLVALRNDSFRMFSNEDVTIGSWMLAMNVNHEDSKLLCQAECTASSIAVWDIPKCSGLCNPEKRMLELHKLETCSKSATLPSEEDEE
- the LOC121805283 gene encoding probable beta-1,3-galactosyltransferase 14 isoform X1 encodes the protein MPSSPKAFYPRPSSNPRRSTLIIILCLLLGLSTVFGIYAIMQSARSNGCGDVKPLSVSVAWDKSSSANSSPPQKRPKVMGFVGVQTGFGSAGRRRSLRQTWFPSNHQGLRRLEESTGLVFRFIIGRTNDRGRMSALKEEVTKYDDFLLIDIEEEYSKLPYKTLAFFKAAYALYDSDFYVKADDDIYLRPDRLSLLLAKERSHSQTYLGCMKKGPVFTDPKLKWYEPLGHLLGREYFLHAYGPIYALSADVVASLVALRNDSFRMFSNEDVTIGSWMLAMNVNHEDSKLLCQAECTASSIAVWDIPKCSGLCNPEKRMLELHKLETCSKSATLPSEEDEE